Proteins from a genomic interval of Fibrobacterota bacterium:
- a CDS encoding alpha/beta hydrolase, with protein sequence MKPPTYRLWKLSILVREGGHWMVLPCLLLAGEAFRSGDSVTVAGIPAAAILFLAAAVMYGVTLARAYFTAASLQREFQAAWGEIMPGSGGFRRLHPIVFPDLFRGIRIDRFEPEAHVFSRNGEWELGLEFFRARGSAGKAACVLLLHGGGWDGGSHADFRELNLFLASQGYAVASMEYRLSPRFNYPAPVEDARAALAWLKTHAAELGIDAGRFILAGRSAGGQIALQAAYLDRDPSVRGVISFYAPANMVMAYHYPGNPLILDSRKLIVNYLGKEGESGLPLAVASSPLETLDAGAPPTLLLHGRPDVLVTFHHVEHMREKLARLGVKRFEVDLPWAPHGYDYVFRGPGSQISLYFIERFLAAVAGGP encoded by the coding sequence TTGAAGCCACCCACGTATAGGCTGTGGAAGCTTTCCATCCTGGTGCGCGAAGGCGGCCATTGGATGGTGCTCCCGTGCTTGCTTTTGGCCGGAGAGGCCTTCCGGAGCGGCGATTCCGTAACCGTCGCGGGGATCCCGGCCGCGGCCATCCTGTTCCTGGCCGCGGCGGTCATGTATGGAGTCACCCTGGCCCGCGCGTATTTTACGGCGGCCTCTTTACAGAGGGAATTCCAGGCGGCATGGGGCGAAATTATGCCCGGGTCCGGCGGTTTCCGTCGCCTGCATCCCATCGTTTTCCCCGATCTTTTCCGCGGGATCCGCATTGACCGGTTCGAGCCCGAAGCGCATGTCTTTTCCCGGAATGGCGAATGGGAACTCGGGCTCGAATTCTTCCGGGCCCGCGGATCGGCGGGCAAGGCCGCATGCGTATTACTGCTCCACGGAGGCGGATGGGACGGCGGCTCGCATGCGGATTTCCGGGAGCTGAACCTTTTCCTGGCCTCGCAAGGGTATGCCGTGGCGTCCATGGAGTACCGTCTCTCGCCCCGCTTCAATTACCCGGCGCCGGTCGAAGATGCGCGGGCGGCCTTGGCCTGGCTGAAAACCCATGCCGCGGAGTTGGGTATCGATGCGGGCCGGTTCATCTTGGCCGGGCGTTCGGCGGGCGGCCAAATCGCCCTGCAAGCTGCCTACCTCGATCGCGATCCGTCCGTTCGGGGGGTGATTTCGTTTTATGCCCCGGCGAATATGGTGATGGCCTACCATTACCCGGGCAATCCCCTGATCCTGGATTCCCGCAAGTTGATCGTGAACTATCTCGGGAAGGAAGGGGAGTCGGGGCTCCCCCTCGCGGTGGCTTCATCGCCTTTGGAAACCTTGGATGCGGGCGCGCCACCCACCCTGCTTTTGCATGGCCGTCCCGACGTGCTGGTTACCTTCCATCACGTGGAGCATATGCGGGAAAAGCTGGCGCGCCTGGGGGTGAAACGCTTCGAGGTGGATCTGCCTTGGGCCCCGCATGGCTACGATTACGTTTTCCGCGGCCCGGGATCGCAGATAAGCCTGTACTTCATCGAGCGGTTCCTAGCCGCGGTCGCGGGCGGGCCATGA
- a CDS encoding carboxymuconolactone decarboxylase family protein — protein MQPSERYQKGWEKLKEVDGEAVEKVCQSLREISPDLAKFIIEYSFGDIYSRDGLELRLKEIAVVAALTVMGTAQPQLKVHLQGALNTGNTINEVKEVILQMSGYGGFPSCINAMAALKEVLAEREERGIKDNAGRLPTESPRGDRLRYGEEELSRLDALQPERLRSAFGVISPELVRFTLEYGYADVYSRDNLGRRERQIATIAALTAMGNAEPQLRFHVNAGLNVGLTIEEIREVMLLMTVYAGFPAAINGTNILKEVVNGRPKPA, from the coding sequence ATGCAGCCATCGGAACGGTACCAGAAGGGTTGGGAAAAGCTCAAAGAAGTCGATGGCGAAGCCGTAGAAAAGGTATGCCAAAGCCTGAGGGAGATATCGCCGGATTTGGCGAAATTCATAATCGAATATTCCTTCGGCGACATTTACTCGAGGGACGGGCTCGAGCTACGGCTAAAGGAAATCGCCGTGGTGGCCGCTTTGACCGTGATGGGGACGGCCCAACCCCAGTTGAAGGTGCATCTCCAAGGCGCGCTGAATACCGGCAATACGATTAACGAAGTGAAAGAGGTGATTTTGCAAATGTCCGGCTACGGGGGGTTCCCGAGTTGCATCAATGCCATGGCGGCTTTGAAGGAGGTTTTAGCGGAACGGGAAGAGCGCGGCATCAAGGACAACGCGGGGAGGTTGCCGACGGAAAGTCCCCGCGGCGATCGGCTGCGGTACGGCGAGGAGGAGTTATCCCGGTTGGATGCCTTGCAGCCAGAAAGGCTCAGGTCCGCCTTCGGCGTGATCTCCCCCGAACTCGTCCGGTTCACTCTCGAGTACGGTTACGCGGATGTCTATTCGAGAGACAATCTCGGCAGACGGGAGCGCCAAATAGCCACCATCGCCGCCTTGACGGCCATGGGCAATGCGGAACCTCAACTGAGATTCCACGTCAACGCGGGCCTGAATGTCGGCTTGACGATTGAAGAGATCAGGGAGGTTATGCTTTTGATGACGGTGTACGCCGGCTTCCCGGCCGCCATCAATGGGACGAACATCCTGAAAGAGGTCGTGAACGGGCGGCCGAAACCGGCTTAG
- a CDS encoding PAS domain S-box protein — MAHQHVVQFYEQDSFLIAKLSDFLIEGFERGETGIVIATADHRQALTRRLNESGLKPEGLELKGRLLLLDAQETLSGFMRDELPDESLFQKAFHSIMKQAGAPGKAVRAFGEMVALLWMEGNENAAVRLEELWEDALAESPASLLCAYPIQGMSGAASLKPFRDVCERHSRVLPSESFSSPHVTDEERSRMVAELQQRAATLEGQAREMDELLEDVRQLHNLTFTLSHFTGLDETLQEILRHALMVYRTGQGVLFVPLEDGSGLHIESSIGFSPGFLEKFSLIAAGRGASGYCMLTRNPVIVEDIETDALFDDFRDMAQQGGFRAVHSMPLTTRDGRLIGVLSIHFPTRRRPTDRETKFGEMYSRLAADSIEQAQLRLVAAREQAGRQAAEKKRIEQSLVMEALNRSATHLSAEHDLEKIVQAVTDGGREITGAAFGAFFHNQIDEKGESYQLYTLSGAPREAFANFPMPRNTPVFGPTFEGKGPVRIDDILKSPLYGQLAPHHGMPKGHLPVRSYLAVSVVSRTGTVLGGLFYGHPEPGRFTEADEKNLTSLASQAAVAIDNANLYTALQKQIEQGRHRENSARHFAAIVESSNDAIISKDLNSTVLSWNKSAERIFGYSAEEMIGTSITRLIPENHLNEEPEILRRIQSGQTITHYDTIRRRKDGTLLNISLTVSPIKDGTGKIVGASKIARDITDLKVAEEQLRQAQKMEAVGRLAGGVAHDFNNLLTSILGFVDMALAETDSESEVAEYLEEVRKAGNRASTLTHQLLAYSRKQILAPRVVDLNESVMDLNKMLRRLIGEDLEFRTRLDPDLAKVKADPGQIQQVIMNLALNARDAMPSGGLLMIETENVYLDRAYVGNHPEATTGPHVQLTVTDTGMGMAPEILAHIFEPFFTTKEVGKGTGLGLSSVYGIVKQSGGSIAVDSHVGKGTVFRILFPAVDRKGHGLKEGPHQRKPGAEAHMDEIILLAEDESAVRKFLMAALKSHGYRVVEARDGADALEIGRKLQHIDLVLSDVVMPSMNGGKLATELKIIHPKAKFLFISGYTKDTVSMKDLGDGASFLQKPFTQGEILAKVREVLGTPATSG, encoded by the coding sequence ATGGCTCATCAACACGTAGTCCAGTTTTACGAGCAGGATTCCTTCCTCATCGCGAAGTTGTCGGACTTCCTCATCGAAGGATTCGAACGGGGGGAAACGGGCATCGTGATCGCCACGGCGGATCATCGCCAAGCCCTGACGCGCAGGCTCAACGAATCCGGATTGAAACCCGAGGGCCTGGAACTGAAAGGCCGGCTGCTCCTGCTGGATGCCCAGGAAACCTTGTCCGGCTTCATGCGGGACGAACTCCCCGACGAGTCCTTATTCCAAAAGGCCTTCCATTCCATCATGAAGCAAGCCGGGGCTCCGGGAAAAGCCGTGCGCGCTTTCGGCGAGATGGTGGCCCTGCTCTGGATGGAGGGAAACGAAAATGCCGCCGTCCGCCTGGAAGAACTATGGGAAGACGCGTTGGCCGAATCCCCGGCCAGCCTGCTCTGCGCTTATCCCATCCAAGGCATGTCCGGGGCGGCCAGCCTAAAGCCCTTCCGCGACGTTTGCGAGCGCCACAGCCGGGTTCTCCCGTCCGAAAGCTTTTCCTCGCCCCATGTCACCGATGAGGAACGCAGCCGCATGGTGGCCGAGCTGCAACAGCGGGCCGCCACCTTGGAAGGCCAGGCCCGCGAGATGGATGAACTGCTAGAGGACGTGCGCCAGCTGCACAATCTGACCTTCACCTTGAGCCATTTTACCGGGCTGGACGAGACCCTTCAGGAGATCCTCCGCCATGCCCTCATGGTATACCGGACGGGCCAAGGAGTGCTTTTCGTCCCCTTGGAAGACGGCTCCGGCCTACACATAGAATCCAGCATCGGTTTTTCGCCCGGATTCCTGGAAAAATTCTCGCTGATCGCGGCAGGCAGGGGCGCATCGGGTTATTGCATGCTGACGCGCAATCCGGTGATCGTCGAGGACATCGAAACGGATGCGTTGTTCGACGATTTCCGCGATATGGCCCAGCAGGGCGGGTTCCGCGCGGTGCATAGCATGCCGCTCACCACGCGGGACGGACGGCTGATCGGGGTGCTTTCCATCCATTTCCCCACGCGCCGCCGTCCGACCGATCGGGAAACCAAGTTCGGCGAAATGTATTCGCGGTTGGCCGCCGATTCCATCGAGCAGGCCCAATTGCGCCTGGTCGCGGCGAGAGAACAGGCGGGACGGCAGGCCGCCGAGAAGAAGCGGATAGAGCAGTCCCTGGTCATGGAAGCCCTAAACCGGAGCGCGACCCATCTCTCCGCCGAGCATGACCTGGAAAAAATCGTACAGGCCGTTACCGACGGGGGACGCGAGATAACCGGCGCGGCCTTCGGGGCGTTTTTCCATAACCAGATCGACGAGAAGGGCGAGTCCTACCAGCTCTATACCCTGTCCGGAGCGCCGCGGGAAGCTTTCGCCAACTTCCCCATGCCGCGGAACACCCCCGTCTTCGGACCGACCTTCGAGGGCAAGGGGCCGGTGCGCATCGACGACATCCTGAAGAGCCCCCTGTACGGCCAATTGGCGCCCCATCATGGCATGCCCAAAGGGCATCTACCCGTACGCAGCTATCTGGCGGTGTCGGTGGTTTCCCGGACTGGAACGGTGCTGGGAGGATTGTTCTATGGCCATCCCGAACCGGGCCGGTTCACGGAAGCGGATGAAAAGAACCTTACGAGCCTCGCGTCCCAAGCCGCCGTCGCCATCGACAACGCCAATCTGTACACCGCATTGCAAAAGCAGATCGAACAAGGCAGGCATCGCGAGAATTCGGCCCGACATTTCGCCGCAATAGTGGAATCGTCCAACGACGCCATCATCAGCAAGGATTTGAATTCCACCGTCTTGAGCTGGAACAAGTCCGCCGAGCGCATCTTCGGCTATAGCGCCGAAGAGATGATCGGCACCTCCATCACCCGCTTGATACCCGAAAACCATCTGAACGAAGAACCCGAAATCCTGCGGCGAATCCAGAGCGGCCAAACCATCACCCATTACGATACCATCCGCCGGCGCAAGGACGGGACCCTCCTGAACATCTCGCTCACGGTTTCGCCCATCAAGGACGGCACCGGAAAGATCGTCGGCGCCTCCAAGATCGCCCGGGACATTACGGACCTCAAGGTGGCCGAAGAGCAATTGCGGCAAGCGCAGAAAATGGAAGCGGTGGGCCGCCTGGCGGGGGGCGTCGCCCACGATTTCAACAATCTACTCACCTCCATATTGGGTTTCGTGGATATGGCCCTGGCGGAGACCGACTCCGAATCCGAAGTCGCCGAATACCTGGAGGAAGTGCGCAAGGCGGGGAACCGGGCCTCCACCCTCACCCACCAGCTCTTGGCGTACAGCCGCAAGCAAATCCTGGCCCCGCGGGTGGTCGATCTGAACGAAAGCGTGATGGATCTGAACAAGATGTTGCGCCGCCTCATCGGCGAGGATCTGGAATTCCGCACCCGCCTCGACCCGGATTTGGCCAAGGTCAAGGCCGATCCCGGGCAAATCCAGCAGGTGATCATGAATCTGGCGCTCAACGCGCGCGACGCCATGCCTTCCGGCGGCCTGCTCATGATCGAGACGGAGAACGTGTACCTGGATCGGGCCTACGTCGGCAACCACCCGGAGGCGACGACGGGGCCGCACGTCCAGCTGACGGTGACGGATACCGGCATGGGCATGGCGCCCGAGATCCTGGCGCACATCTTCGAACCGTTCTTCACCACCAAGGAAGTGGGGAAAGGCACCGGGCTAGGGCTTTCGAGCGTCTACGGTATCGTAAAGCAAAGCGGCGGCAGCATCGCCGTCGATAGCCACGTGGGGAAAGGCACGGTATTCCGGATTCTATTCCCGGCCGTAGATCGGAAAGGCCATGGTCTGAAAGAAGGCCCGCACCAGCGCAAACCCGGGGCCGAAGCGCATATGGACGAAATCATCCTTCTGGCCGAGGATGAGTCGGCGGTCCGCAAGTTCCTGATGGCGGCCCTCAAATCGCATGGCTACCGCGTGGTGGAAGCGCGCGACGGCGCCGACGCGCTCGAGATCGGGCGCAAGTTGCAACATATCGATCTCGTCCTGAGCGATGTGGTGATGCCCAGCATGAACGGAGGCAAGCTGGCGACCGAGTTGAAAATCATCCATCCCAAGGCGAAATTCCTCTTCATCTCCGGATACACCAAGGACACCGTATCGATGAAGGATCTGGGGGACGGGGCCTCGTTCCTGCAAAAGCCCTTCACCCAAGGCGAAATCCTCGCTAAGGTCCGCGAAGTACTGGGAACGCCGGCGACCTCGGGCTGA
- a CDS encoding hemerythrin family protein, translating to MADFNDVQVKHLLINWADVMSVKNTEMDADHMQLVNLINELYEAMWMDQAQGVIQKCLDSLKHYVRYHFQAEEELMAKASFPGLKDHQAVHLEFIANLAEMEKLWQEGDLGVLEQLMDMLQGWLVDHIMKIDMQYSAFLRKN from the coding sequence ATGGCCGATTTCAACGATGTCCAAGTGAAACATTTGCTCATCAATTGGGCCGATGTCATGTCCGTGAAGAACACCGAGATGGACGCCGATCATATGCAACTCGTCAACCTGATCAACGAGCTATACGAGGCCATGTGGATGGACCAGGCCCAAGGCGTGATCCAAAAATGCCTGGATAGCCTAAAGCACTACGTGCGATACCATTTCCAGGCTGAAGAAGAGCTTATGGCGAAGGCTTCATTCCCGGGTCTGAAGGATCATCAGGCGGTGCACTTGGAATTCATCGCGAACCTGGCGGAGATGGAAAAGCTCTGGCAGGAAGGCGATTTGGGAGTACTGGAGCAGTTGATGGACATGCTGCAGGGCTGGCTGGTGGACCATATCATGAAAATCGACATGCAGTATTCCGCCTTCTTGCGGAAGAACTGA
- a CDS encoding MEDS domain-containing protein, translated as MKPSGSGDWREDGPGGGPVPAHVPAVPFSSPAGHGHAVRFYARDEECIEALAAFLSPGLGWGEANLVFLSPEHRRALFPALTGIGIDPKAAVEGGRLYIHDARQVLDRILSPDGRPDEDLFMRVIGGLIAKASAGKPALRAFAGMGTLPWAQEDPEAALALEQLWNKLGRTVAFSLLCAYPIGCFRGRNHRLSGICDAHDSLIPCGPLRTGASESETLRELVELQLKVAEFQEGPPEGSRAPQPTDGTIAGMADAAPALLWATDSEGRRAYVNRTWLEFTGKDEQHELNSGMEGVHPEDRGMVEAAYARAWEARAGFRTEFRFRRRDGAWRWLLGMVSPRLSPDGSFLGFVGANVDITERKAAEEQSRQMRNLESVGRLAGGLAHDFNNLLTAINGYSEIGLSIAPEEGPLRDFLSEIKRAGERATELTRQLLAYGRRQVMAAAVFDLNTTLDDMDRMLRRLLGNDIRLERTQAAGLGRVRADPGQVQQLIVNLALNAREAMSAGGVLTLETLDGIAIGPDQIPRPYVMLTLRDDGTGMTEDVRARIFEPFFTTKEERAVAGPEDAGSGPQSSGNGLGLSTAYGIVRQSGGFISVESEPGQGSVFRAHFPWIDPEEGKPIGHSPDPGARMALVVSADDSLRRFLARALAGEGFAVAEAADPASAQASADSMPGLHLLITEDPCAQARASALMARLKTRHSSLRALAIPATPEAFHLPGGDGTDGLVQLQLPITRAGLLDRIRLATAASA; from the coding sequence ATGAAACCTTCGGGCTCCGGCGACTGGCGCGAAGATGGCCCGGGCGGCGGCCCCGTTCCCGCCCACGTTCCTGCCGTCCCCTTCTCTTCTCCCGCGGGCCACGGGCATGCGGTCCGTTTCTACGCCCGCGATGAAGAATGCATCGAAGCGTTGGCCGCTTTTCTTTCCCCGGGCCTGGGTTGGGGCGAGGCCAACCTCGTCTTCCTATCCCCGGAACATCGCCGGGCCCTGTTCCCCGCCTTAACCGGAATCGGCATCGACCCTAAAGCCGCCGTAGAGGGAGGCCGCCTCTACATCCACGATGCCCGCCAGGTCCTGGACCGCATTCTATCGCCCGACGGACGCCCTGACGAGGATCTTTTCATGCGCGTGATCGGCGGCTTGATCGCGAAGGCGTCGGCGGGAAAACCCGCCTTACGCGCTTTCGCCGGAATGGGAACGCTGCCCTGGGCCCAAGAGGATCCCGAAGCCGCCCTGGCGTTGGAGCAGCTCTGGAACAAGCTGGGGCGGACGGTAGCCTTCTCCTTGCTTTGCGCTTACCCCATCGGCTGCTTTCGGGGGCGAAACCATCGGCTTTCCGGAATCTGCGACGCCCATGACTCCTTGATCCCATGCGGTCCCTTGCGCACGGGCGCAAGCGAGTCGGAAACCCTACGCGAACTGGTCGAATTACAACTCAAGGTCGCCGAGTTCCAGGAAGGACCCCCCGAAGGAAGCCGTGCCCCGCAGCCGACGGATGGGACGATCGCGGGAATGGCCGATGCCGCCCCGGCCCTCCTATGGGCCACCGATTCCGAAGGCCGCCGCGCTTACGTGAACCGGACCTGGCTCGAATTCACCGGCAAGGATGAACAGCATGAACTCAATAGCGGCATGGAAGGCGTTCATCCCGAAGATCGGGGCATGGTCGAGGCCGCATACGCGAGGGCCTGGGAAGCCCGCGCGGGCTTCCGCACGGAATTCCGCTTCCGGCGCCGGGACGGCGCTTGGCGCTGGCTGTTGGGCATGGTTTCCCCGCGCTTAAGCCCGGACGGATCTTTCCTAGGGTTCGTGGGAGCGAACGTCGATATCACCGAGCGGAAAGCCGCCGAAGAACAGTCCCGCCAGATGCGTAACCTGGAGTCGGTCGGGCGCCTGGCGGGCGGATTGGCGCATGACTTCAACAACCTGCTCACGGCCATCAACGGTTATAGCGAAATCGGGCTATCCATTGCTCCGGAAGAAGGTCCCTTGCGGGATTTCCTCTCCGAAATCAAACGGGCCGGGGAACGGGCTACGGAGTTGACGCGTCAGCTCTTAGCCTACGGCCGCAGGCAGGTGATGGCCGCCGCCGTTTTCGATCTGAACACCACCCTCGATGACATGGACCGCATGCTGCGCCGACTGCTCGGCAACGATATCCGGCTGGAGCGAACGCAAGCGGCCGGCCTGGGACGCGTGCGGGCCGACCCCGGGCAGGTGCAACAACTCATCGTGAACCTGGCGTTGAACGCGCGCGAAGCCATGTCCGCCGGCGGAGTCCTGACCTTGGAAACGCTGGACGGGATCGCGATCGGTCCGGACCAGATCCCGCGGCCTTACGTCATGCTGACCCTGCGCGATGACGGGACGGGCATGACCGAAGACGTGAGGGCCCGCATCTTCGAGCCGTTCTTCACCACCAAGGAAGAGCGCGCCGTCGCAGGGCCTGAAGATGCCGGATCGGGGCCGCAAAGCAGCGGGAACGGGTTGGGTCTTTCCACCGCCTATGGAATCGTCCGGCAGAGCGGAGGGTTCATTTCGGTGGAAAGCGAACCGGGCCAAGGTTCGGTTTTCCGGGCCCATTTCCCCTGGATCGATCCGGAGGAAGGAAAGCCCATCGGGCATTCGCCCGATCCCGGCGCCCGCATGGCCTTGGTCGTCTCCGCGGACGATTCCCTAAGGCGCTTTCTCGCGCGGGCCTTGGCGGGCGAAGGATTCGCCGTCGCCGAAGCCGCCGATCCGGCCTCGGCCCAAGCCTCCGCCGATTCGATGCCCGGTTTGCATTTGCTGATCACCGAAGACCCCTGCGCCCAAGCGCGTGCTTCCGCGCTAATGGCCCGCCTCAAGACGCGGCATTCGTCCTTACGCGCCTTGGCGATTCCCGCCACGCCCGAGGCATTCCATCTTCCGGGCGGGGATGGGACGGATGGGCTCGTTCAACTGCAATTGCCGATAACCCGGGCGGGCCTGCTTGACCGCATCCGGCTGGCCACGGCGGCCTCTGCCTAG
- a CDS encoding prolyl oligopeptidase family serine peptidase: MAVLASLLAGAFAQDQTIQFGGVARHFILHAPTGLSKPPVVFVLHGSGMTGAQMVTNTKMDAVADKEKFLAVYPNGINNSWQTAPATDFEFLLAIVDTLDVRYHIDRERVYVSGFSQGGVMAYHAACRYADKFAAVAPVSGRIQETCVPKRTIPLLAIFGTSDVLTPDAFMKDLGIIADFDGCPKTPAITRPYPAGNASSVVTHMEFGPCKDGIAVWADSIKGGPHEWPMDTKTKMNGSEEVWGFFKQWTLHGAATSARPLPGDKRARISAAYAAGAFRLDGVEPGVRIRILDLQGRVVFEAKARAGEIPFRSKTSGVYRLVADGNGWTVSALMPVVP; encoded by the coding sequence GTGGCCGTCCTAGCCTCTTTGCTCGCCGGGGCCTTCGCCCAGGATCAGACCATCCAGTTCGGCGGAGTCGCGCGCCATTTCATCCTGCACGCCCCCACGGGCCTGTCCAAACCGCCCGTCGTCTTCGTCCTGCATGGCTCGGGCATGACCGGCGCGCAGATGGTGACCAATACCAAGATGGATGCCGTCGCGGATAAGGAGAAATTCCTCGCCGTCTACCCGAACGGGATCAACAACTCCTGGCAAACCGCGCCTGCCACCGATTTCGAGTTTCTCCTGGCCATAGTCGACACCCTCGACGTCCGATACCATATCGATCGCGAACGTGTTTATGTCTCAGGTTTCTCCCAAGGCGGTGTCATGGCCTACCATGCCGCCTGCCGGTACGCGGATAAGTTCGCCGCCGTAGCCCCCGTCTCGGGGCGGATCCAGGAGACTTGCGTCCCGAAGCGGACCATCCCGCTGCTCGCCATTTTCGGCACCAGCGATGTGCTCACGCCCGACGCTTTCATGAAGGACCTCGGGATCATAGCCGATTTCGATGGCTGCCCGAAAACGCCGGCCATCACCCGCCCCTATCCCGCGGGCAATGCCAGCTCCGTCGTTACGCATATGGAATTCGGCCCTTGCAAGGACGGTATCGCGGTCTGGGCCGACTCCATCAAAGGAGGGCCGCACGAATGGCCCATGGACACGAAGACCAAGATGAACGGCAGCGAAGAGGTTTGGGGCTTCTTCAAGCAGTGGACATTGCATGGGGCGGCGACTTCCGCCCGGCCCTTGCCCGGAGATAAACGCGCCCGGATATCCGCCGCATATGCGGCGGGCGCTTTTAGGCTGGATGGGGTCGAACCGGGCGTGCGAATACGCATCCTGGATCTTCAGGGCCGGGTCGTGTTCGAGGCGAAAGCCCGGGCGGGTGAAATCCCCTTCCGGTCCAAGACATCCGGGGTTTACCGGCTGGTGGCGGACGGGAACGGGTGGACAGTGTCCGCCCTCATGCCGGTGGTTCCTTAG
- a CDS encoding response regulator — MKTILIADDEPAVLTMTALFLQKAGYASLKAVDGSQAMEILRANPGVDALISDIRMPGMTGFELGRAVRAMDSSMPILLMSGFAGHTREESQGLFEQQNIQFLPKPFTANQLLASVEILFAMQVA, encoded by the coding sequence ATGAAAACCATCCTAATAGCCGATGATGAGCCGGCCGTGCTCACCATGACCGCTCTGTTCCTGCAAAAGGCAGGCTACGCCTCCTTAAAGGCGGTGGACGGATCGCAGGCGATGGAAATATTGCGCGCGAATCCCGGCGTCGATGCCCTGATCTCCGATATCCGCATGCCCGGCATGACCGGGTTCGAGCTGGGACGCGCCGTCCGCGCCATGGATTCCTCCATGCCCATCCTCCTCATGAGCGGATTCGCCGGGCACACGCGGGAAGAGAGCCAGGGGCTATTCGAGCAACAGAATATCCAATTCCTTCCCAAACCGTTCACCGCGAACCAGCTGCTCGCCAGCGTGGAAATCCTGTTCGCGATGCAAGTCGCCTGA
- a CDS encoding 4Fe-4S dicluster domain-containing protein: MDAAPSSASCPQPAGRFEPVVNRSRCEAKGPCVPACPYSVLEIHPLTDTDKAGLGFLARLKVRAHGNRQAFAIHPEACRACGKCVEACPEKAITLRLRALT, from the coding sequence ATGGACGCCGCCCCCTCCTCCGCATCGTGCCCCCAGCCAGCCGGTAGATTCGAACCCGTCGTCAATCGCTCGCGTTGCGAGGCCAAAGGCCCCTGCGTCCCGGCCTGCCCCTACTCGGTACTGGAAATCCATCCTCTAACCGATACGGACAAGGCCGGGCTGGGTTTCCTGGCCCGCCTCAAGGTGCGGGCCCACGGGAACCGGCAAGCCTTCGCGATCCATCCCGAGGCTTGCCGCGCTTGCGGGAAATGCGTGGAGGCGTGCCCGGAAAAGGCCATCACCCTACGCCTTCGCGCATTGACATGA
- a CDS encoding DUF2089 domain-containing protein produces MKLIDSNLACPACQQALQPKLLVCPACDIKVEGPFQLNEFATLGPEDLHFLRIFVRSEGRIRDMESALGLSYPTIRARLSALKRKLSGEAADTGGAEDEAKRPRNEEEAVAAVLAKLNAGKIPFAEAMQEIKRIRAQPGKE; encoded by the coding sequence ATGAAGCTAATCGATTCCAATCTGGCATGCCCGGCCTGCCAGCAAGCGCTTCAGCCCAAGCTGCTGGTTTGCCCCGCCTGCGATATCAAAGTCGAAGGGCCTTTCCAGTTGAATGAGTTCGCGACCTTGGGCCCCGAGGACCTGCATTTCCTCCGCATCTTCGTGCGAAGCGAGGGCCGTATCCGAGACATGGAATCGGCGCTCGGCCTTTCCTATCCCACTATCCGCGCGCGCCTGTCCGCGCTCAAGCGAAAGCTCTCCGGCGAAGCCGCGGATACCGGCGGAGCGGAAGACGAAGCCAAGCGCCCGCGGAACGAAGAAGAAGCCGTGGCTGCGGTGCTCGCGAAATTGAACGCGGGGAAAATCCCCTTCGCTGAAGCTATGCAGGAAATCAAGCGCATCCGCGCGCAACCAGGAAAGGAGTGA